The following are encoded in a window of Peromyscus leucopus breed LL Stock chromosome X, UCI_PerLeu_2.1, whole genome shotgun sequence genomic DNA:
- the LOC114688297 gene encoding rhox homeobox family member 1-like, whose product MALQFQHVDPNFYKLDENEIEVILEAEQEAAPAAENGNFEGPLNGPEKLKNQGIADHKDDVIHYIGDDIKDESHGSHQGSGHPQLEKQENLAAARVPQFRRTRPRIQLGLTPRQLSVLEEVFEQTKYPDETTRRALAKRLFLGESRVRRWFKRRRAKYRKTQQSQMLKCESADRQNTLQ is encoded by the exons ATGGCTCTTCAATTCCAACATGTAGACCCCAATTTCTACAAGCTGGATGAAAATGAGATCGAGGTGATCCTTGAGGCTGAACAAGAGGCTGCTCCAGCAGCAGAAAATGGCAACTTTGAAGGTCCTCTAAATGGTCCAGAAAAACTAAAGAACCAGGGCATCGCAGACCATAAGGATGATGTGATCCACTACATTGGTGATGACATCAAAGATGAGAGCCATGGGAGCCACCAAGGGTCTGGACACCCACAGTTGGAGAAGCAGGAGAACTTGGCTGCTGCCAGGGTTCCACAGTTCCGCCGCACAAGGCCACGGATCCAGTTGGGTCTTACACCCAGGCAGCTGAGTGTACTGGAAGAAGTTTTTGAACAAACTAAGTACCCTGATGAGACTACAAG GAGGGCCCTTGCAAAGCGCTTGTTCCTGGGAGAATCCAGAGTGCGG AGGTGGTTTAAGAGAAGAAGAGCCAAGTACAGGAAAACTCAGCAGTCTCAAATGCTGAAGTGTGAATCTGCTGACAGGCAGAACACCTTGCAGTAA